The window CTCGGTGAAGCAAAATTGGAAGTGCTCGGCCGCGAGTGGCGAAAGGTTGAGGCGCAGTTCGCTCCGAATCGCACCGTTCCGAACGCGCGCCTCGTTCTGCTGGCTCACGAGACAGGCGGTGTGTGCATCGACATGGTTTCGCTGTTCCCGCAAAAGACATTTCGCAACCGGCAAAATGGATTGCGCGCGGACCTGGCGCAGGCCGTCGCAGACCTCAAGCCGAAATTCGTTCGCTTCCCTGGCGGCTGCCTCGTTCATGGCCAGGGAATTCACAGGTATTACGATTGGAAGGAAACCATCGGTCCGGTCGAGCAGCGCAAGGGCAGCCGCAACCTGTGGGGTTATCACCAGACGATGGGGATCGGCTACTTTGAATATTTTCAGTTCTGCGAAGACGTCGGCGCGAAGCCTTTGCCCGTGGTGGCAGCCGGTGTCTCCTGCCAGCATTCAGGCAGCTCGCCCAATCGCGGACAGGAAGGTCTGCCCATGGACGAAATGGCTGGTTACATCCAGGACGTCCTGGATTTGATCGAATGGGCGAACGGTCCCGCTACTTCGAAGTGGGGCTCGAAGCGCGCCGCAGCGGGGCATCCGGAACCATTTGGTTTGAAGTATCTCGGCGTTGGAAATGAGGATGCGATCACGCCGATCTTCAAGGAACGGTTTCAGATGATCTATGAAGCGTTGAAGGCGAAGCATCCTGAGATCGTGGTGGTTGGCACGTCGGGGCCGTTCGCAAGCGGCAGCGA is drawn from Verrucomicrobiia bacterium and contains these coding sequences:
- a CDS encoding alpha-L-arabinofuranosidase C-terminal domain-containing protein; the protein is LGEAKLEVLGREWRKVEAQFAPNRTVPNARLVLLAHETGGVCIDMVSLFPQKTFRNRQNGLRADLAQAVADLKPKFVRFPGGCLVHGQGIHRYYDWKETIGPVEQRKGSRNLWGYHQTMGIGYFEYFQFCEDVGAKPLPVVAAGVSCQHSGSSPNRGQEGLPMDEMAGYIQDVLDLIEWANGPATSKWGSKRAAAGHPEPFGLKYLGVGNEDAITPIFKERFQMIYEALKAKHPEIVVVGTSGPFASGSDFDKGWAFAKEIQLPMVDEHYYVTPQWFWNNLQRYDKYDRSSAKVYVGEYAAHDRDRRRNTLRSAIAEAAGLTGYERNGDVVHFASYAPLFARRQHTQWHPDMIYFNGSEVFLSANYYVQQLFGQNSGDAYLETSVSSAGEAAKLAASTVRDSRSGDIITKIVNGADTALPLTVVLQGMSAAEFRGVRTVLGGANGDAFNEDGVEAVVKPIVTEVTVQPSFQYEAPAHSLTVFRFRK